In Vibrio alfacsensis, the genomic stretch TCAGACACCATGATGGGGCTACTTTCAGGCCTCGCTTTTGCAACCGTTTACTCATTACTTAGCTTGCCGCTCAGCCACATCGCAGATAAAGGCGTAAATCGTCGTAATATGGTGGCAATTTGTTGTGGCCTATGGAGTATTGCGACGGTTCTTTGTGGTGCAGTACAAAGTTTTTGGACGGCGTTACTCGCACGAATGGGAGTTGCGGTAGGCGAGGCCGGCGGAATGGCACCCTCAATTTCGATGCTCTCTGAGCTGTACCCTAAAAACCGTCGTTCATTAGTGATCAGCATATTCATGATGGGCCCGCATCTTGGCCTGCTGCTTGCGATGATCATTGGTGGTTGGATTGCGCAAGAATATGGTTGGCGTATGGTGTTTTTCGTATTTGGAGCTCCCGGCATTGTACTTGCCATTTTGCTCTACTTCTTTGGTATAGAGCCAAAGAGAAGCACCGAAGCGCCACAAGAGTCAGCTCAACCCCACCATTCACTGCGTTCGCAACTGTCTTCTATTATAGCTGCGCCAGGGTTTATCTGGCTCGCTTTAGGCTGTGCATTAGCAGGCACAGCCGGATACGGATATGTGATCTGGGCACCGACGTATTTAGTTCGTACTCAAGAAATGTCATTGGCGAGCGCTGGTTTGATTTTTGGCATTGCAAGCGGTGTCAGCGCCTGTATTGGCAGCCTATTTAGCGGCGTATGTTGCGATCGCTTAGTTCAAAAGCAATATCGCTGGCAGATACTATTCCCTATGCTAGGTATTTTACTGAGTTTCCCTGCTGGTATTGCGTTGATTCTATGGCCATCAGATCTCAGCATCGAGTTGCTCGGGTTCGCAATTTCACCTAGCTTCATATTTATTGCGCTCTTCGCTTTCTTTAATTCATGGTGGCCTAGCTTGTCTTATGCGGCAGTCAGCCAAATTGTCGGTTCCAGTCAGCGAGCAAGTGCGGCCGCCTTACTCAATTTATTTTTAACCTTATTTGGAGCGGGACTGGGGCCACTTCTTACCGGCGGGCTCAGTGACTATTTTGGTGACAATGGCCTCGCCAATGCGCTCTTAGTGACATTCTCGCTATTTTTACTTTCAGCATTCTTTTATCTGATTTCGTCTTTCTACTATCGACCATTACAAGATGACGAGCACTTAAACAAATCTGCATCCCCTACTCTTTCAAATGCGCACAAAGCAGAGCCGAATATAGCGGATACAAATTACCAACAAGGAGAAAATCATGGCTAAAACCGAAGACTACCGCCTAGGGGAATTTACGTTTCCAAGAGGCTGGTTCATGATCGCGACTTCTGAAGACATCAACCAACCTAAACCCGTTGCCGTTCGATTTTTTGGCCGTGATTTTGCCCTAT encodes the following:
- a CDS encoding spinster family MFS transporter, whose translation is MIPSSNNNVNWRTHTTLLLLALIYVFSYIDRNVIAILIEPIKQEFGASDTMMGLLSGLAFATVYSLLSLPLSHIADKGVNRRNMVAICCGLWSIATVLCGAVQSFWTALLARMGVAVGEAGGMAPSISMLSELYPKNRRSLVISIFMMGPHLGLLLAMIIGGWIAQEYGWRMVFFVFGAPGIVLAILLYFFGIEPKRSTEAPQESAQPHHSLRSQLSSIIAAPGFIWLALGCALAGTAGYGYVIWAPTYLVRTQEMSLASAGLIFGIASGVSACIGSLFSGVCCDRLVQKQYRWQILFPMLGILLSFPAGIALILWPSDLSIELLGFAISPSFIFIALFAFFNSWWPSLSYAAVSQIVGSSQRASAAALLNLFLTLFGAGLGPLLTGGLSDYFGDNGLANALLVTFSLFLLSAFFYLISSFYYRPLQDDEHLNKSASPTLSNAHKAEPNIADTNYQQGENHG